One genomic region from Nitrospirota bacterium encodes:
- a CDS encoding TIGR02584 family CRISPR-associated protein, protein MKTRYKEIFIFISGSTPQVITESIYALAMQKPPVHPQEIYVITTCKGKALAEEALNGKGILKKLLKEFNLPQAAIKESSFIIPSDCSGNQLDDIRDESENESMGDLITSFIREKTKDPSSRLHCSLAGGRKTMSFYLGAAMQMFARPWDRLYHVLVSPAFESNPEYFYKPKSNRTIEAKGKKLNTIDSEILLAELPFIRLRSKISLEGTGFCELVREGQKEIDMAMIQPELRVEFSERAIQIGQKKIKLSPLHLMIYTAYLRQKQNRCKHSERLYCYECSDCFLPLTEFTTKPALEEMAKDYMIMVPSKTDDLFHKYKDGLKSEVIRQAISKIKKTIGEVLADETLTSYYAITSPRREYFSTRHGVRAEKNKIIFKI, encoded by the coding sequence ATGAAAACAAGGTATAAAGAAATCTTCATATTTATCTCAGGATCCACGCCTCAGGTGATAACAGAGAGCATTTATGCGCTTGCTATGCAAAAGCCCCCGGTACATCCTCAAGAGATTTATGTCATTACTACATGTAAGGGTAAGGCACTGGCGGAAGAGGCGCTGAACGGGAAAGGGATACTAAAGAAGCTTCTGAAAGAATTCAACCTTCCGCAGGCGGCTATTAAAGAGAGTTCCTTTATTATTCCGTCTGATTGTTCAGGTAATCAGCTTGACGACATAAGGGACGAGTCTGAAAATGAATCAATGGGAGACCTGATTACATCTTTTATCAGGGAGAAGACAAAGGACCCTTCAAGCAGGCTTCATTGCTCCCTCGCAGGCGGCAGAAAGACCATGTCTTTTTACCTTGGCGCCGCAATGCAGATGTTCGCGCGTCCGTGGGACAGGCTTTATCATGTGCTCGTAAGCCCGGCATTTGAATCTAATCCTGAATACTTCTATAAACCAAAGAGTAACAGGACGATAGAAGCTAAAGGGAAAAAACTGAATACAATAGATTCCGAGATACTGCTTGCAGAACTTCCGTTTATAAGGCTGAGAAGCAAGATTTCTCTGGAAGGCACAGGCTTTTGCGAGCTAGTCAGGGAAGGTCAGAAAGAAATAGATATGGCAATGATTCAGCCGGAGCTGAGAGTTGAGTTTTCTGAAAGGGCGATACAGATAGGGCAGAAGAAAATCAAACTTTCACCGCTTCATCTTATGATTTATACTGCTTACTTGAGACAAAAGCAGAACCGCTGTAAACATTCAGAACGTCTTTACTGCTATGAATGTTCAGACTGTTTTCTTCCATTGACAGAGTTTACTACAAAACCGGCGCTTGAAGAAATGGCAAAAGACTATATGATTATGGTACCTTCTAAAACTGACGACCTTTTTCATAAATATAAAGACGGCTTAAAATCAGAAGTCATACGGCAGGCGATAAGCAAGATAAAAAAGACCATAGGAGAAGTCTTGGCAGATGAGACATTGACTTCATATTATGCAATAACATCTCCCCGCAGGGAGTATTTTTCTACACGGCACGGAGTCAGGGCGGAGAAGAATAAGATAATATTCAAAATTTAA
- the cas6 gene encoding CRISPR system precrRNA processing endoribonuclease RAMP protein Cas6: MEIPYKSFTFHAVPAEPLILPAYKGSTLRGGFGNAFKKVVCAIKSKECKNCLLSQKCIYSYVFETPLPSDTKIMRKYTSAPHPFIIEPPPEKKRGYTPKDEITFGLTLMGKALDYLPYFIYTFDELGKMGIGKGRGKYELKAVKSLELGVMSEGKEYTNNVIPAKVGIHIYSSDTKTLKPFKSSFLPLSFDSEPVTQNSERLTLSFLTPTRIIYDSHLTLDLEFHILIRQLLRRLSLLSYFHCGIDTSDWDFKGIIEKAKDVKVHKQELKWHDWERYSARQDTRMTMGGFVGKITFEGNLEPFMPLIKAGEILHVGKGTGFGLGKFKIQDSTFKEE; the protein is encoded by the coding sequence ATTGAGATTCCGTACAAAAGCTTCACTTTTCATGCAGTTCCTGCAGAACCGCTGATTCTCCCTGCGTACAAAGGCTCCACATTAAGAGGCGGCTTTGGCAATGCCTTCAAAAAAGTCGTATGCGCCATAAAAAGCAAGGAATGTAAAAACTGCCTCTTATCGCAGAAATGCATATATTCCTACGTCTTTGAAACCCCCTTGCCGTCTGATACAAAAATAATGCGGAAATATACATCAGCGCCCCATCCGTTCATCATTGAGCCGCCGCCTGAAAAGAAACGCGGATACACTCCAAAGGATGAAATAACATTCGGGCTTACCCTGATGGGAAAGGCGTTAGATTACCTGCCTTATTTTATTTATACATTTGATGAGCTTGGGAAGATGGGGATTGGTAAGGGTAGGGGGAAATACGAATTAAAAGCAGTTAAGAGTTTAGAGTTAGGAGTTATGAGTGAAGGAAAGGAATATACCAACAATGTCATTCCCGCGAAAGTGGGAATCCATATCTACAGTTCCGATACAAAAACCCTTAAACCATTTAAATCGTCTTTTTTGCCTTTATCTTTTGACTCAGAACCCGTAACTCAGAACTCTGAACGCTTAACTCTGTCTTTCCTCACTCCTACCCGCATCATTTACGACAGCCATCTCACGCTGGACCTTGAGTTTCACATTCTGATACGTCAGCTTTTACGCAGGCTTTCCCTCCTTTCCTATTTTCACTGCGGGATTGATACGTCTGATTGGGATTTCAAGGGGATTATAGAAAAGGCAAAAGATGTGAAAGTTCACAAGCAGGAATTAAAATGGCATGACTGGGAGCGTTATTCCGCAAGGCAGGATACAAGAATGACTATGGGTGGTTTTGTCGGAAAGATAACATTTGAGGGGAATCTTGAACCGTTTATGCCGTTAATCAAGGCAGGAGAGATATTGCATGTGGGAAAGGGGACGGGGTTTGGATTGGGGAAATTTAAAATTCAAGATTCAACATTCAAGGAGGAATAA